A genome region from Hymenobacter tibetensis includes the following:
- a CDS encoding TonB-dependent receptor domain-containing protein encodes MLDSATGQPLSFASIVLLKAQGDSSFVAGAQTAENGAFELPKVGAGQYVLRATVLGYKPLRQLVTLTAAAPSARLGALKLQPTATQLAGVTVQGERAAVQESLDKKVINVEKDLSSVGGTAVNVLQNVPSVTVAADGTVSMRGSSNITILIDGKPSNAANSGAGGNRLEQIPASSIERVEVVTNPSARYDAAGAGGVLNIILKKQKKDGWNGQAALTLGTREKYNPSLSLNRRIGKLNMFGSVDIRNDQYRSSSWSDQYTLLEGESLRTYQVGNNARHSKNYSGRLGFDYTLPANQSLTVTFEPNFNRSANSGTQLATLTGATDARIGSLFRVTENVDNLEGSVDYRRTWDQHKGRELTASTNYTYLDADVQIGQRNTEGSADLLEWRQGLLVDLHAVSGQVDYVHPLGEKARFETGLKGQWQTNGGTDDFLRQQADGPGFERQPDRSFAYDFKEYLQAGYATYQQEIGKWRMQGGLRAEYTNTSGEVEGGSGPFKLEYLNLFPSATVARTLPGADQRVQASYSRRLNRPNFMQLLAFPLYQDQRSYRIGNPTLRPEYINAFELGHQVTLGQASLTSTLFYRQTNNAIQRLIQVDTTATRLYGAGAVVTGQYSANFGQATSYGAEVSLNQPLAKWWRLTASGSLFQNTVTAATGNEANRRVVSGTARVMNSFTPTPKLDLQLTGNYRAAAVTAQGRIAPVGSVDVALRQRLFNDRAALTLRVSDIFNTQRNRTESATENFSATYYNKWESRVGYLGFSWYLGSNKPPKKIENQQQGGGGGFGG; translated from the coding sequence TTGCTCGATTCCGCGACCGGGCAGCCTCTTTCGTTTGCTAGCATCGTTTTGTTGAAAGCCCAGGGCGACAGCAGCTTTGTAGCTGGCGCACAAACCGCCGAGAACGGCGCGTTTGAGTTGCCGAAAGTAGGCGCTGGTCAGTATGTGCTGCGGGCTACTGTGCTTGGGTACAAGCCCCTCCGGCAATTGGTTACGCTAACTGCCGCCGCTCCCAGCGCTCGGCTTGGCGCTCTGAAGCTGCAGCCCACTGCCACGCAGCTGGCTGGCGTAACGGTGCAAGGAGAGCGGGCGGCCGTGCAGGAAAGCCTCGATAAGAAGGTTATCAATGTTGAAAAGGATTTAAGCAGCGTAGGCGGTACCGCCGTAAACGTTCTACAAAACGTGCCCTCTGTAACGGTAGCCGCCGATGGTACCGTGAGCATGCGCGGCAGTTCCAACATCACTATTCTGATTGATGGCAAGCCCAGCAACGCAGCGAACAGTGGCGCGGGCGGCAACCGGCTAGAGCAGATTCCAGCCAGCTCCATTGAGCGGGTGGAAGTAGTTACCAACCCTTCGGCCCGCTACGACGCAGCCGGCGCGGGTGGAGTGCTCAACATCATCTTAAAAAAGCAGAAGAAAGACGGCTGGAACGGCCAGGCGGCCCTCACGCTTGGCACCCGCGAAAAGTATAACCCTAGCCTCAGCTTGAACCGCCGCATTGGCAAGCTCAACATGTTTGGGTCCGTGGACATTCGCAACGACCAGTACCGCAGCAGCTCGTGGAGCGACCAGTACACCCTGCTTGAAGGCGAGAGTTTGCGTACGTACCAAGTAGGCAACAACGCCCGCCACAGTAAAAACTACAGTGGCCGCCTTGGCTTCGACTATACCTTGCCAGCCAACCAAAGCTTGACCGTCACCTTCGAGCCAAACTTCAACCGCTCCGCTAATAGCGGAACCCAGTTGGCTACGCTGACGGGTGCAACGGATGCGCGCATTGGCAGCTTGTTCAGGGTTACGGAGAACGTAGACAACCTGGAAGGCTCCGTGGACTACCGCCGCACCTGGGACCAGCACAAGGGCCGGGAGCTGACCGCCAGCACCAACTACACCTACCTCGATGCCGACGTACAAATTGGCCAGCGCAACACCGAAGGCAGCGCCGATTTGCTGGAGTGGCGCCAAGGCCTGCTAGTGGATCTGCACGCTGTATCCGGCCAAGTGGACTACGTGCACCCCTTGGGCGAAAAAGCCCGCTTTGAAACCGGCTTGAAAGGCCAGTGGCAAACCAACGGCGGCACCGACGACTTCCTGCGCCAGCAGGCCGACGGCCCCGGTTTCGAGCGGCAGCCAGACCGGTCCTTCGCCTATGATTTCAAGGAATATCTACAAGCGGGCTATGCCACGTACCAGCAGGAAATAGGCAAATGGCGCATGCAGGGCGGCTTGCGGGCCGAGTATACGAATACAAGCGGCGAGGTGGAGGGTGGCTCGGGCCCATTCAAGCTTGAATACCTGAACCTCTTCCCTTCTGCTACCGTGGCACGCACTCTTCCTGGCGCCGACCAGCGCGTGCAGGCTAGCTACTCCCGCCGGCTCAACCGCCCCAATTTTATGCAGCTGTTGGCTTTCCCACTCTACCAGGATCAGCGCTCCTACCGGATCGGCAACCCGACGCTACGGCCCGAGTACATCAACGCGTTTGAGTTGGGCCACCAAGTAACGCTAGGCCAGGCGTCGTTGACCTCAACGCTGTTTTATCGCCAGACCAACAACGCCATCCAGCGGCTGATTCAGGTTGATACCACCGCCACCCGTTTGTACGGTGCCGGAGCGGTTGTAACAGGGCAGTACAGTGCCAACTTCGGGCAGGCTACTAGCTATGGAGCCGAAGTTTCGCTCAACCAGCCCCTAGCCAAGTGGTGGCGCCTGACGGCCAGCGGCTCGCTGTTCCAGAACACGGTAACGGCCGCAACGGGCAACGAAGCCAACCGCCGGGTGGTATCGGGCACGGCCCGCGTGATGAACTCCTTCACGCCCACGCCTAAGCTGGATTTGCAACTGACCGGCAACTACCGCGCGGCGGCTGTCACGGCCCAGGGTCGTATTGCGCCCGTCGGCTCGGTTGATGTGGCCCTACGCCAACGCCTGTTCAACGACCGGGCGGCGCTTACACTGCGGGTATCAGACATTTTCAACACGCAGCGCAACCGCACCGAATCTGCTACCGAGAACTTCAGCGCCACCTACTACAACAAGTGGGAGTCGCGGGTAGGCTACCTCGGCTTCTCGTGGTACCTCGGCTCCAACAAGCCCCCAAAGAAGATCGAGAACCAGCAGCAAGGCGGTGGGGGCGGATTTGGTGGCTAA
- a CDS encoding family 43 glycosylhydrolase, whose translation MSFELETPAQIVTPDTAAATGCAPASATNTAISTAPPVSTAPVTSYANVVLPGDFPDPTIAKIGDTYWASATSAEWGPVFPLFKSTNLVDWQLVSHVFPTNDSLPEWTEANFWAPEIFHENGKTYVYYTARKKGGPLAIGVASADNPAGPYTDHGPLVAQRYGSIDGFPMRDEHGDLYLVWKEDGNAYKKPTPIWAQRINATHTKLVGKKVELFRNDAPWEGCLVEGSAIVRHNNYFYMFYAGNGCCGKCCTYATGVARAESLLGPWEKCPENPILKKNTTWKCPGHGTVAEFEGRWFLLHHAYHAQSHEFVGRQGILSEFTWNEEGWPEFENKSPQAAPLHDVSILNVSDTFMGNCLAGTWQWPIGREPEVGVSDGQLLLTASPTGMGSMIAQRTFTATYKVTTAVELGSLEPATFAGLSAIGDPNNALALVAGDGTLQVWSVKGGTHECITKIDLPTGKTLNLRLEAWGGQRFRFTYNVDGSSWQPVVLDSFALNGTYLPPWDRGIRVGLLAQGPATSMVAFNHFAIRNQR comes from the coding sequence GTGTCTTTCGAACTAGAAACACCAGCTCAGATTGTGACGCCGGATACAGCTGCCGCTACGGGTTGTGCTCCTGCATCCGCTACCAATACGGCCATCAGCACGGCTCCTCCCGTGTCGACAGCGCCTGTTACCTCCTACGCCAACGTGGTGTTGCCTGGTGACTTCCCCGATCCGACAATTGCCAAAATAGGCGATACGTATTGGGCTAGTGCCACTTCGGCGGAGTGGGGCCCGGTTTTCCCGCTGTTCAAATCCACCAACCTGGTAGATTGGCAGTTAGTGAGCCACGTCTTCCCAACCAACGACTCGTTGCCGGAATGGACAGAAGCTAATTTCTGGGCGCCAGAGATTTTTCATGAAAATGGCAAAACGTACGTCTACTACACGGCCCGTAAGAAAGGCGGTCCGCTAGCCATTGGCGTAGCCAGCGCCGACAACCCCGCTGGTCCTTACACCGATCATGGCCCGCTGGTGGCACAGCGCTACGGCTCCATCGACGGCTTCCCGATGCGCGACGAGCACGGGGACTTGTATCTGGTGTGGAAGGAAGACGGTAACGCATATAAGAAGCCGACCCCCATCTGGGCGCAGCGCATCAACGCCACGCATACCAAACTGGTAGGCAAGAAGGTGGAACTGTTCCGCAACGACGCTCCGTGGGAAGGCTGCTTGGTAGAAGGTTCGGCCATTGTGCGCCACAACAACTACTTCTACATGTTCTATGCTGGTAATGGCTGCTGCGGCAAGTGCTGCACGTATGCTACTGGTGTAGCCCGTGCCGAGAGTTTGCTAGGACCTTGGGAGAAGTGCCCCGAAAACCCGATTCTTAAGAAAAATACCACCTGGAAATGCCCAGGCCACGGCACCGTAGCCGAGTTCGAGGGCCGTTGGTTCCTGCTGCACCACGCGTATCATGCCCAGAGCCACGAATTTGTGGGCCGTCAGGGCATCCTGAGCGAGTTCACCTGGAACGAGGAAGGCTGGCCTGAGTTCGAAAACAAAAGCCCACAAGCGGCTCCCCTGCATGACGTGAGCATCCTGAACGTATCGGATACCTTCATGGGGAATTGCTTGGCTGGCACGTGGCAGTGGCCCATCGGGCGGGAGCCGGAGGTAGGAGTGAGCGACGGACAGTTGCTGCTCACTGCTAGCCCCACTGGCATGGGCTCGATGATAGCGCAGCGCACATTCACGGCCACCTACAAAGTAACTACCGCCGTGGAGTTGGGCTCATTGGAGCCGGCTACTTTTGCAGGCTTATCAGCCATTGGTGACCCCAATAATGCGTTGGCATTGGTAGCCGGTGATGGTACCCTGCAGGTGTGGTCGGTGAAAGGGGGCACGCACGAGTGCATCACTAAGATAGACCTGCCAACGGGCAAAACCTTGAATCTGCGCTTGGAAGCGTGGGGCGGGCAGCGTTTCCGCTTCACGTACAACGTGGATGGCAGCAGTTGGCAGCCAGTAGTACTCGACAGCTTCGCGCTCAACGGTACGTACTTGCCACCGTGGGACCGAGGCATCCGGGTAGGCTTGTTGGCGCAAGGACCAGCCACTTCCATGGTAGCCTTCAATCATTTCGCCATTCGTAATCAACGCTAG
- a CDS encoding serine hydrolase domain-containing protein, which produces MLYFRSLTATLLLSAAVLSFAPAQAQTPGFTSYQQFSDSLAAQFNRGDFKATEAYGSAALRRLEPAGSMATYLAGLKNKTGRVLASVALKEQGKHHEFEWRGEKQNLRVRLISPAPGIIDDYTISDFIAQPTARTAPVLTDNQLKSSLDAAVHRAASLYMQHPDAAGLSIGIYQQGKLAFYNYGEVEKGSGRLPTSATYYDMGSVAKTFVGTLLAQAVLDKKLKLTDDIRQYLPGQYPNLAFEGQPIRVLDLANHTSGMPTTARVYSSAMIERRNRMNLVERTAYYNQYSADSLLRDMHNFQLTTKPGTTYRYNGVAMLVLQLLLERAYQQPYEQLVTRYVQSRFGMSDTKRVLSVAEHQRYATGYDGRQQPQQHPNYTGYWGGPNLSSTAADLLKYAAANLTEREPAMRLAHQRTSTADAEPGMGLGWMLDKDSNGSRRIYHDGKSIGFNTRFVLYPEQGVGIVLLVNENISQSRLTEMEQMLKQELPPLAKQKLAGLAH; this is translated from the coding sequence ATGCTGTATTTCCGCTCTTTAACCGCCACGCTGCTACTGTCCGCTGCAGTGTTATCCTTCGCGCCGGCCCAAGCTCAAACGCCCGGTTTCACCTCTTACCAGCAGTTCAGCGACTCCTTGGCTGCGCAGTTCAACCGCGGTGACTTCAAGGCAACGGAGGCATACGGCAGTGCGGCACTGCGCCGGTTGGAGCCAGCCGGGAGCATGGCGACGTACCTCGCAGGCTTGAAAAACAAAACGGGCCGTGTGCTAGCCTCCGTAGCGCTGAAAGAGCAAGGCAAGCACCACGAGTTTGAGTGGCGCGGCGAAAAGCAAAACCTGCGTGTGCGCCTGATTTCGCCAGCCCCCGGCATCATTGATGACTACACGATTTCGGATTTCATTGCGCAGCCTACAGCCCGCACCGCTCCCGTCCTGACCGACAACCAGCTGAAAAGCTCCCTGGATGCGGCCGTGCATCGCGCAGCTAGCCTCTACATGCAGCACCCCGATGCTGCGGGCTTGTCCATCGGCATCTACCAGCAAGGCAAATTAGCCTTCTACAACTACGGGGAAGTGGAAAAGGGCTCCGGCCGGCTGCCTACTTCTGCCACGTACTACGATATGGGTTCGGTGGCAAAAACCTTCGTGGGGACGCTGCTGGCCCAGGCCGTATTAGATAAAAAGCTGAAGCTGACCGATGACATCCGGCAGTATTTGCCGGGGCAGTACCCCAACCTGGCGTTTGAGGGCCAGCCCATTCGGGTACTGGATCTGGCCAACCACACTTCTGGGATGCCTACCACCGCGCGGGTATACAGCTCCGCCATGATCGAGCGCCGGAACCGCATGAACCTGGTGGAAAGAACAGCCTACTACAACCAATACTCTGCCGACAGCCTGCTGCGCGACATGCACAACTTCCAGCTCACCACGAAGCCGGGCACCACCTACCGCTACAATGGGGTGGCCATGTTGGTGCTGCAATTGCTGCTGGAACGTGCGTACCAGCAGCCCTACGAGCAGCTCGTGACGCGCTACGTGCAAAGCCGCTTCGGCATGTCGGACACGAAGCGGGTGCTCTCTGTTGCCGAGCACCAGCGCTACGCCACTGGGTACGATGGGCGCCAGCAGCCGCAGCAGCACCCCAACTACACGGGGTATTGGGGCGGACCGAACCTAAGCTCCACTGCCGCCGACTTGCTGAAATACGCCGCCGCCAACCTCACGGAGCGCGAGCCTGCTATGCGCCTAGCGCACCAGCGCACCTCCACCGCCGATGCCGAACCGGGTATGGGGCTGGGGTGGATGCTCGACAAGGACAGCAACGGAAGCCGCCGCATCTACCACGATGGCAAGTCGATTGGTTTCAACACCCGCTTCGTGCTGTATCCTGAGCAGGGCGTGGGCATTGTGCTGCTAGTAAACGAGAACATCAGCCAGAGCCGCCTCACCGAGATGGAGCAAATGCTGAAGCAGGAACTGCCCCCGCTGGCCAAGCAGAAGTTGGCCGGTCTGGCACACTAG
- a CDS encoding TolC family protein: MKPLNCLLLLLLHFGPQPGAAQSLANELTLDQVIELALAQSAVAKQTQTSRDQSYWQWRSYQADYKPQLGLQGVVPGFSRAVTPVVQPDGTTDFRAVRINNSNLALTASQNIGLTGGQVFVASEVQRFDDFNRSLKRYNNQPVAIGLTQPIGRFNSLRWARRIEPLRYQESQRLYAEERETIAQRITELYFDVLQQQVNAEVASQNVQANQELLRLGKERHQLGQLSQSDLLRLELNLLNARQAMAQGQLDAQNAAVRLQSYTGVRPQTLRLAVPVAAPRLVVPTGQALTEARQNRSVVLAFSRRLLEAERVVAQARGTTGFQATLSANLGYVNQAPNLWDTYAALQNQQQVQLTFALPLVDWGRQKAIVKTAELTRRQVQIDVSQEEATFEQTVQVQAGQLSTLGEQLSLATLADSLAQQRYAIAQATYKVGRISLTDLTIASAEKDQARRAYILALRAAWVAHYRLRALTLYDFERQLPLAAK; encoded by the coding sequence ATGAAGCCTCTTAATTGCCTGTTGTTACTGCTGCTACACTTCGGGCCCCAGCCTGGCGCTGCCCAATCTTTGGCGAATGAGCTAACCCTAGACCAAGTAATCGAGCTAGCCCTAGCGCAGTCGGCGGTGGCCAAGCAAACCCAAACCAGCCGCGACCAAAGCTACTGGCAGTGGCGCAGCTACCAAGCCGATTACAAGCCCCAACTGGGCCTGCAAGGCGTGGTGCCCGGTTTCAGCCGGGCCGTAACGCCAGTCGTGCAGCCCGACGGCACCACCGACTTCCGGGCCGTGCGCATCAACAACTCCAACCTGGCCCTGACCGCCAGCCAGAACATCGGCCTAACGGGCGGGCAGGTATTCGTGGCCTCCGAAGTGCAGCGCTTCGATGATTTCAACCGCAGTCTGAAGCGCTACAACAACCAGCCCGTGGCCATCGGCCTGACCCAGCCCATTGGCCGGTTCAACTCGTTGCGCTGGGCGCGGCGCATTGAGCCGCTGCGCTACCAGGAAAGCCAGCGGCTGTACGCCGAAGAGCGTGAAACCATTGCCCAGCGCATTACAGAGCTGTATTTTGATGTGTTGCAGCAGCAGGTAAACGCTGAAGTAGCCAGCCAGAACGTGCAAGCCAACCAGGAACTATTACGCCTCGGTAAAGAGCGGCACCAACTCGGCCAGCTTTCTCAGAGCGACCTGCTGCGGCTGGAGCTGAACCTACTCAACGCTCGCCAAGCCATGGCGCAAGGTCAGCTAGATGCCCAGAACGCTGCTGTCAGATTGCAGAGCTATACGGGGGTGCGTCCGCAAACGCTACGCTTGGCCGTACCGGTGGCGGCTCCGCGCTTGGTGGTCCCAACGGGGCAGGCCCTGACAGAAGCCCGGCAAAACCGGAGCGTAGTGCTGGCCTTCAGCCGCCGCTTGTTGGAGGCCGAGCGGGTGGTAGCGCAAGCCCGTGGCACTACCGGTTTCCAGGCCACGCTTTCGGCCAACTTGGGCTACGTAAATCAGGCACCTAACCTCTGGGACACGTACGCAGCCCTGCAAAACCAGCAGCAGGTGCAGCTTACGTTTGCGCTGCCGCTCGTAGACTGGGGACGCCAGAAGGCCATTGTGAAAACCGCCGAGCTGACCCGTCGCCAAGTGCAGATTGATGTCAGCCAGGAGGAGGCCACCTTCGAGCAAACTGTGCAGGTGCAAGCCGGCCAGCTGAGCACCTTGGGGGAGCAACTGTCCCTCGCAACCCTAGCCGATTCCCTGGCCCAACAGCGCTACGCCATTGCCCAGGCTACCTACAAAGTTGGCCGCATCAGCCTCACCGACCTCACCATTGCCTCCGCCGAAAAAGACCAAGCCCGCCGCGCCTACATTCTGGCATTGCGCGCCGCCTGGGTGGCTCATTATCGTCTGCGTGCCCTCACGCTCTACGATTTCGAGCGGCAACTACCACTGGCTGCAAAGTAA
- a CDS encoding helix-turn-helix domain-containing protein gives MPPRTIIFSDPCQTSFFADSALQPLDKWLPLKYVPDYLCLEGRNEAGGFGVQFKAAGFYQLFGVALLAATGSALAPEGAVSGFVRELMKQLHTAKTPVACAQACEELLRARLRHVQPRLGATNFVADQIQRRHGQVNIDALAHAVNLSKRQLERQFHQKVGVTPKHYARLARFNYVFQILEDEVATNWVDVALRCGYYDQAHFIREFRRYTGESPAAYFHHQNLSPRFLRAA, from the coding sequence GTGCCGCCTCGTACTATTATATTTAGTGACCCATGCCAAACCAGCTTCTTCGCCGACAGTGCATTGCAGCCACTAGATAAGTGGTTGCCGCTGAAATACGTGCCGGATTACCTCTGCCTAGAAGGGCGCAACGAAGCTGGTGGGTTTGGAGTGCAGTTCAAGGCTGCGGGCTTCTATCAGCTCTTTGGAGTAGCACTGTTGGCTGCCACCGGCTCTGCGCTAGCGCCAGAGGGGGCCGTGAGCGGTTTTGTGCGTGAATTGATGAAACAACTACACACTGCCAAAACCCCAGTTGCCTGTGCACAGGCCTGTGAGGAGTTGTTACGGGCTCGGCTGCGCCACGTGCAGCCTCGCCTCGGAGCCACCAACTTCGTGGCCGACCAGATTCAGCGCCGACATGGGCAAGTGAACATTGACGCCCTGGCGCACGCCGTAAACCTTAGCAAGCGCCAACTAGAGCGGCAGTTTCATCAAAAGGTAGGGGTTACGCCCAAGCACTACGCCCGGCTAGCGCGCTTCAACTATGTGTTTCAGATACTGGAAGACGAAGTTGCCACCAACTGGGTGGACGTGGCGCTTCGGTGCGGCTACTACGATCAGGCGCACTTTATCCGCGAGTTCCGACGCTACACGGGCGAGTCGCCGGCGGCTTATTTCCATCACCAAAACCTGTCTCCGCGTTTTCTTCGGGCTGCCTGA
- the hisS gene encoding histidine--tRNA ligase, which translates to MSTPKPSIPKGTRDFGPAVVARRNYIFGVIRRTFEKFGYAPLETPTLENLSVLTGKYGDEGDQLLFKVLNSGDFLKDVQAEDLANEDGKATRRVLPKLAEKGLRYDLTVPFARYVVMNRNTLVFPFKRYQIQPVWRADRPQRGRYREFYQCDADVVGTDSLLCEAEIVLMMCEVLNGIGLTDFTIKINHRRVLSAIYQALGGEGTEVDLFTAIDKLDKIGVAGVQKELAERGFSEEASGKLFALLSVEGSFEEKLERLQAGFVTAGVDADNATADGYKGLQELQRVFDYLRDFQFGEFNHLDFDVTLARGLSYYTGCIFEIKINNVNMGSVSGGGRYDNLTGAFGLPGVSGVGFSFGVDRLYDCLEELNLFPAAVATTTRCLVANFDAEAERAVLPALRQLREAGVASELYPEAGKLKKQLQYADQKGIPFVLLQGSEERAADQFKLKNMTTGEEKLLALEEVLAELAK; encoded by the coding sequence ATGAGTACCCCGAAACCCAGCATTCCAAAAGGCACCCGCGACTTTGGCCCGGCCGTAGTGGCGCGCCGCAACTATATTTTCGGTGTTATCCGCCGCACGTTCGAGAAGTTTGGCTACGCCCCACTTGAAACACCGACCCTTGAAAACCTGTCGGTGCTGACTGGCAAGTATGGTGATGAAGGCGACCAGCTGCTGTTCAAGGTTCTTAACTCCGGCGACTTCCTCAAAGATGTGCAGGCCGAGGACCTCGCCAACGAGGACGGCAAAGCAACCCGCCGCGTACTGCCCAAACTAGCCGAAAAAGGCTTGCGCTACGACCTGACGGTGCCCTTCGCGCGCTACGTGGTTATGAACCGCAATACGCTGGTGTTCCCCTTCAAGCGCTACCAGATTCAGCCCGTATGGCGGGCCGACCGGCCCCAGCGTGGGCGTTACCGCGAATTTTACCAGTGTGACGCCGACGTAGTAGGTACCGACTCGTTGCTCTGCGAGGCAGAAATCGTGCTCATGATGTGCGAGGTCCTCAACGGCATCGGCCTCACTGACTTCACCATCAAGATCAACCACCGCCGAGTGCTGAGCGCTATCTACCAGGCGCTGGGCGGCGAGGGTACGGAAGTGGACCTGTTCACCGCCATCGACAAGCTCGATAAAATTGGCGTAGCGGGTGTGCAGAAGGAACTCGCGGAGCGGGGCTTTTCCGAGGAAGCATCCGGCAAGCTGTTCGCGCTGCTGAGCGTGGAAGGCAGCTTCGAGGAGAAGCTGGAGCGCCTGCAGGCCGGTTTCGTAACGGCCGGCGTTGATGCCGACAATGCCACCGCCGATGGCTACAAAGGCCTTCAGGAGTTGCAGCGCGTGTTTGACTACCTACGCGACTTCCAGTTCGGCGAGTTCAACCACCTCGACTTCGATGTGACGCTTGCCCGCGGCCTGAGCTACTACACGGGCTGCATCTTCGAAATCAAGATCAACAACGTGAACATGGGCAGCGTAAGTGGCGGCGGCCGCTACGACAACCTGACCGGCGCCTTTGGGCTGCCGGGCGTGTCGGGCGTCGGTTTCTCGTTTGGCGTTGACCGGCTATACGACTGCCTAGAGGAACTGAACTTGTTTCCGGCCGCGGTAGCTACCACTACGCGCTGTTTAGTCGCCAACTTTGATGCCGAAGCGGAGCGGGCTGTACTGCCCGCGCTACGCCAACTGCGCGAGGCCGGAGTGGCCAGCGAACTGTACCCAGAAGCGGGCAAGCTGAAAAAGCAATTGCAGTACGCCGACCAAAAAGGCATTCCGTTCGTGTTGCTACAAGGCTCCGAGGAACGGGCGGCCGACCAGTTCAAGCTCAAAAACATGACCACTGGCGAAGAGAAGCTATTGGCCTTGGAAGAGGTGCTAGCGGAACTGGCAAAATAG
- a CDS encoding efflux RND transporter periplasmic adaptor subunit gives MDRAISTSTQNRRQRRTWLLGAGALLLLVACLFAFRNVLKPTLERNAILTAKVETGDVEASLTAAGVVIPAHEAVITSPIQSTIRQVTVAVGSKVLPGQTILELDKEQTTSALAKLQDEQQQNRNKNSQLQLSLEKALNDLRSQEQVQLVRVRSLQSALRDEQYLLKIGGGTSESVRQAELNLKIAQLELKRLGEQIRNQRAANVADVRELGFTMQIQDRSIAELAGKLAQANISSQQPGVLTWVNEDLGTTVQAGDPLARVADLSRFRVRATISDAYADALHLGDPVVIRINDTDLRGAVSTVSPAIEKGVVTFYATLAQDHHPALRSNLRADVFVVTKAHHNVVRVKNGPFYQGGKEQPVFVVRDGKATRRVVQFGDSNLNFVEIIGGLRPGEEVVVSDMKEHLETPELTLTE, from the coding sequence ATGGACAGAGCTATTTCAACTTCCACCCAGAACCGTCGCCAGCGCCGTACGTGGCTGCTTGGCGCGGGGGCACTACTGCTGCTAGTCGCTTGCTTGTTTGCGTTTCGCAACGTGCTAAAGCCCACCCTGGAACGCAACGCCATTCTGACCGCCAAAGTGGAAACCGGTGACGTAGAAGCCTCCCTCACGGCGGCGGGTGTGGTCATTCCGGCCCACGAGGCCGTGATTACCAGCCCCATCCAAAGCACCATCCGGCAGGTAACGGTGGCGGTAGGCAGCAAGGTGCTGCCGGGCCAGACTATCTTGGAACTCGATAAAGAGCAAACCACGTCGGCGCTGGCCAAGCTGCAAGACGAGCAGCAGCAGAACCGCAACAAGAACAGCCAACTCCAGCTCAGTCTGGAAAAAGCCCTGAACGACCTTCGCTCCCAGGAGCAGGTGCAGCTAGTGCGGGTCCGCAGCTTGCAATCAGCTTTGCGCGACGAGCAGTACCTGCTGAAGATTGGGGGAGGCACCTCGGAGAGCGTGCGCCAAGCCGAGTTGAACCTGAAAATAGCGCAGCTAGAACTGAAGCGGCTGGGTGAGCAAATCCGCAACCAGCGCGCCGCCAACGTGGCCGATGTGCGGGAGCTGGGCTTCACCATGCAGATTCAAGACCGCAGCATTGCCGAGCTGGCGGGTAAACTGGCCCAGGCCAACATCAGCAGCCAGCAACCCGGCGTGCTGACCTGGGTGAACGAAGACTTGGGTACCACGGTGCAGGCCGGCGACCCGCTAGCCCGCGTAGCCGACCTGAGCCGCTTCCGGGTGCGGGCCACCATTTCCGACGCCTACGCCGACGCCCTGCACCTCGGTGACCCGGTGGTAATCCGCATCAACGACACCGATTTGCGCGGTGCCGTGAGTACCGTGAGCCCCGCTATAGAAAAAGGCGTGGTGACCTTCTACGCCACCCTGGCACAAGACCACCACCCGGCACTCCGCTCCAACCTTCGGGCCGATGTCTTTGTGGTGACCAAGGCCCATCACAACGTGGTTCGGGTGAAAAACGGACCGTTCTACCAAGGCGGCAAAGAACAGCCAGTGTTCGTGGTGCGCGATGGTAAGGCCACGCGGCGCGTGGTGCAGTTCGGCGACAGTAACCTGAATTTCGTGGAAATCATTGGGGGCCTGCGCCCCGGCGAGGAAGTGGTGGTGTCGGACATGAAGGAGCACCTCGAAACGCCCGAACTCACCCTCACTGAATAA
- a CDS encoding carboxypeptidase regulatory-like domain-containing protein has product MKTSSLNRSLIAFILFMTGLQLSAHIMGNGALTGNLRDGDTNEPIPHTNVVLLRATDHRLAATGTTDAQGNFHFRNVPVGKYLVQSTALGYQAQQPSVALMPLRKHQMGALTLRGMASQPVVKGSRNAVAQQVKQPTAVKPAV; this is encoded by the coding sequence ATGAAAACTTCCTCGCTGAACCGCTCCCTGATTGCTTTCATCCTGTTCATGACCGGTCTACAGCTCTCAGCACACATCATGGGCAACGGCGCCCTCACCGGCAACCTCCGCGACGGTGACACCAACGAGCCCATTCCGCATACCAACGTGGTGCTGCTCCGCGCCACCGACCACCGCTTGGCAGCCACTGGCACCACCGATGCCCAAGGAAACTTTCACTTCCGCAACGTACCAGTTGGCAAGTATCTAGTACAATCTACCGCGCTCGGCTATCAGGCCCAGCAACCTAGTGTGGCCCTCATGCCCCTTCGCAAGCACCAAATGGGGGCACTTACCCTGCGTGGTATGGCTAGCCAGCCTGTTGTTAAAGGCAGCCGCAACGCAGTAGCGCAGCAAGTGAAGCAGCCTACTGCCGTGAAGCCAGCTGTCTAA